One window from the genome of Dioscorea cayenensis subsp. rotundata cultivar TDr96_F1 chromosome 3, TDr96_F1_v2_PseudoChromosome.rev07_lg8_w22 25.fasta, whole genome shotgun sequence encodes:
- the LOC120255656 gene encoding disease resistance protein RPM1-like has product MAEAVVFKLVEDISSVLASQAVEQAKSRIAPLMEVKDKMSELKGEFAVMQGFLRDVDKKKHKSEATEAWVEQVRDISYLVEDILDEYTRLIQMRQAKDGFWGSCIYKIFHDVTNINAWLNITSQLAKVDKPLQQNLLHMKNLYGIDVGVGSGQQSIDHERQKFQYLAEKAHFIEEEEIVGIDKYIEILMEYLKDDNREMLQRSMISVCGMGGVGKTTLVARVYKKVKYAFDCYAWITVSSQSPDVDDLLKKILIGLYSEKKEDVPCNISTMHYKSLMEKLHDYLKDRKYVIVLDDLWQRDDWDKIKQVFIDSKNGSRIVITTRKHDVALLANEVLEIETLGDDAAWSLFCKKAFCMDPDRRCPKELKHWARRITDKCNGLPLAIVTTGGFLSLKEKREVIWKEIYQNLTLEITENKEFEQILCILNLSFIDLPPYLVNCFLYCGLFPEDYDIKRSTLVRLWVAEGFAKEWGTKTMEEVAEDYFNQLVHRSMIQVAKQTPSGKIISYKVHDLVRDLILSKYKKSKFCILIHGDNIPQGIPVSERYRHLSFGKCTSNLNLKIENFRHLRSLLAFDKMPTTIFQFSSLKLLRVLVLQNSQIKRLPHEVFNLSCLRYFSLRGCNQIEKLPNALGMLRNLQTLDVRGTGLVKLPNAIVRLKDLKHLLTDFIPLPHGLSKLTALQTLEDFQANEEIIDEVLDAWKK; this is encoded by the exons ATGGCAGAGGCTGTGGTATTCAAGTTGGTGGAGGATATTTCTTCGGTCTTGGCTTCCCAAGCTGTGGAGCAAGCTAAGTCAAGGATTGCACCATTGATGGAG GTAAAAGACAAGATGAGTGAACTAAAGGGAGAGTTTGCAGTAATGCAAGGCTTTCTTAGAGATGTGGATAAGAAGAAGCACAAAAGTGAGGCAACAGAAGCTTGGGTGGAACAAGTAAGGGACATCAGCTACCTTGTAGAGGACATCCTTGATGAGTACACTCGCCTCATCCAAATGAGGCAAGCAAAGGATGGTTTTTGGGGTTCTTGCATCTACAAGATCTTTCATGATGTCACAAACATTAATGCTTGGCTCAACATCACTTCTCAGTTGGCCAAAGTTGATAAACCCCTTCAACAAAATCTCCTTCATATGAAAAATCTTTATGGCATTGATGTAGGAGTAGGAAGTGGCCAACAAAGTATTGATCATGAGAGGCAAAAGTTTCAGTATCTTGCGGAGAAGGCTcatttcattgaagaagaagaaattgttGGCATTGATAAATATATCGAGATATTGATGGAATATTTGAAGGATGATAATAGAGAAATGCTGCAACGTAGCATGATCTCAGTTTGTGGTATGGGTGGTGTTGGTAAAACCACACTTGTTGCTCGTGTTTACAAAAAAGTTAAGTATGCATTTGATTGTTATGCATGGATTACTGTTTCATCTCAGAGCCCTGACGTGGATGATTTGctgaagaaaattttaataggACTATACTCAGAAAAGAAGGAAGATGTTCCGTGCAACATCAGCACAATGCACTACAAGAGTTTAATGGAGAAACTCCACGATTATCTTAAAGATAGGAAGTATGTAATTGTGTTAGATGATCTATGGCAAAGGGATGATTGGGATAAGATAAAACAAGTGTTTATAGACAGTAAGAATGGGAGTAGAATAGTTATCACAACAAGAAAACATGATGTTGCTCTACTTGCTAATGAAGTTTTGGAAATTGAGACACTTGGAGATGATGCTGCATGGAGTCTTTTTTGTAAGAAAGCATTTTGCATGGATCCTGATAGAAGATGTCCAAAGGAGTTGAAGCATTGGGCTCGAAGGATTACAGATAAGTGCAACGGTTTACCACTCGCTATAGTAACAACAGGCGGTTTTTTATCATTGAAAGAAAAGCGTGAAGTAATATGGAAGGAGATTTACCAGAACCTAACCTTAGAGATCACTGAAAATAAAGAGTTTGAACAaatattgtgtattttgaatttgagctTTATTGATTTACCTCCTTATCTTGTTAATTGCTTCTTGTATTGTGGATTATTCCCAGAAGATTATGATATAAAACGAAGCACTTTAGTGAGGCTTTGGGTAGCTGAAGGCTTTGCAAAAGAATGGGGAACAAAGACAATGGAGGAGGTTGCTGAGGATTACTTCAACCAGCTTGTTCACAGAAGCATGATCCAAGTTGCCAAGCAGACTCCATCaggaaaaattatttcatataaagTGCATGATCTTGTTCGAGATTTGATTTTATCAAAGTATAAAAAGAGTAAATTCTGCATTTTGATCCATGGAGACAACATCCCACAAGGTATTCCAGTAAGTGAAAGATACCGTCATTTGTCATTTGGTAAATGCACAAGTAACTTAAACCTGAAGATTGAAAACTTTCGGCATTTACGATCCCTCTTAGCATTTGATAAGATGCCTACCACAATTTTCCAATTCAGTAGTTTGAAACTGTTGAGAGTCCTAGTTCTTCAAAATTCTCAGATTAAGAGGTTGCCGCATGAAGTGTTTAATCTCTCCTGTCTAAGATATTTTAGTTTGAGAGGTTGCAATCAGATTGAAAAACTACCAAATGCATTAGGCATGCTAAGAAATCTTCAAACTCTTGATGTTCGAGGAACAGGGCTAGTTAAACTTCCAAATGCAATAGTGAGATTGAAAGATTTGAAGCATCTCCTTACAGACTTCATTCCCCTGCCGCATGGTTTATCAAAACTGACTGCATTACAAACTTTGGAAGATTTCCAAGCAAATGAGgagattattgatgaagttTTGGATGCTTGGAAGAAATGA